In Pseudophryne corroboree isolate aPseCor3 chromosome 2, aPseCor3.hap2, whole genome shotgun sequence, the sequence AGTAGCAGACGGTTGCCTAAAGAAATGTTCTTTCAATCTCAGTGATCTCCCAAAATGGTATTCCTCCACCTTCCATTTGAATGGGTCGTGGAGATTGGTGGGTATGAATGATAGACCTTTACTTAAAATACCTGTTTCGGCAGCCATCAACTGGCGCTGTGAGAGATTAAATATTAATTCTTCCTTCTGGACGCACTTGTTGGTGGCTTTGCGGATCCTTTCCCCTTGTCCCCCTCGCCTGGTTTGATGGGGTTTCGACCTCCCACCCTGCCTCTTGTCGCAGCTCCTAAAGGGCCTTGACCTGGGGTGGTTGCCTCATCCGATTCTAGCACATTGAAGTCACTGTCACTGTTGGAGGAATTTGGGTTCTTGTAATTCCTTGCCCGTTTATCTCTCCAGTTACCCCGACTTCTGATAGGTTGCTGATGATCCCTCTCCAAGCCATACATCCAGCGGTATACCCTGTTCTCCTCATAGTCAAGATTGACTGTATGTAGTTTACTCTTCTTAAAGTTGATCAGgtcttatttgtatttttttatttgtagCTCCAACTTCTCCCACCTGGCATGGTGCGTACTGTCCTCCAAGGTGGTATGATGCTCCGTGGTACATTCATGGATCTTAGCTCTATGTTTCTTTAATTCTTTGCCTGCCTCTTCTATAACAAGAAGCATGAGATCCATGCTACACTTGTTCAAAATGGCTATCCATTTATGACAAAACTCCGGACTATTTCGGCCTATCGTAGGCGTATTCCGAACCCTGAACCCCCGTGGGATCCTTTTGGCACGGTAATAGTCCGAGAGAGAAGTTCCATGCAGTAGGTAATCGACCTCTTTTTTTCTTAAACGGAGTAGTGTatgatagatttcctctgctgtggTATTCTCATGATTGGTCAAAAGGTCTTCCTTAAACAATATGCCCTCTGCTTGCTCGTCCATATAGCCAAATGTATTCACAATCCTCTGAGTCGCTGGCTGAGATGTAACATTGCCTACCCCTGCTTCTGAATCTCGGATTGCGGGTGGGCTTCCTCCTGATATTTTCCATTTTAGTGTTGCCCAACCAGGTGTATACCCGGTGCTGGGCATAGTCCATCTGTACTTTTCGTAATTTCTCTTTCTTAAATTTCAAGAGgttatttttgtattgctccacctGCTCATTAAGTTTTAACATCCAAGTTTTGGATTGTTCCAGGGATAAAACTGTGGCATGTTCCATCTCAAATTTGCATATATTTTCCCTGGTTCGCTCCAGCTCCTTAGTGGATTCCTCCACCACTAGTAGAACCAAGTCCATggaacatttatttaatacagCGATCCATTTCTTGCAAAATTCCATGCTGTATCGTCCGATAGTGGGAATATTATGAACTCTGAAGCCCCTCGGTAACTGTTTCGCTCTGTAATAATCGGATAAGGTCCGGCTGTGGTACAGGTAGTCTAGTTCACGTTTTTTTTTTGAGACACGTAAATATAGATGTGGGTTTTTGCACAATTGAATATAACATATGAGTTAGTACTCATCCTGTCATCAATTAATTATCATTTGATGTATGGGTCTTAAATACCAGGAATTTATCCACAGGTGGTAGTAAATGGGTAAATGTGAACACATTGATTAATATCTAGATGAATTGTATTTTTATCTATTGTAAGTTTTAAAtgcatattttttaaatatatgttttaaacATAGATTTATTATAGTTTAATTTAACACAACAGGGCAGTTAGCTGATAACTGCCATAGTTTTATCTATGTATAAGAAGCACGATTTTAATGTGATTATTCAGAGTGGATGTTTAAGTGTTCACCTTTCTCTTTCCCCcccagcgttgccatggtcacgcggcccacggagtaacgatacgtcacttccgtctTAGATGTGACACACAGAATAccggacaggaagtgcggctggcgtggcTGCGGCAGacgctggcggggagatcagaaagaggaggggggtaagtgtgtatttattgttcactgatgtcactgtgtgtttgtcctaaagacgaggaggtggtccccgaaatgtTGATCTCACGAATATAGTTTTTCACTGActtcaaagcctctgagtgccgcctctgatttctgcTATTggtatatatatgtacatagagctctggcaaaaaaaataaaaataaacaaacatcATACTGTAAATATACATTGGAGGGACACCCTTGCTACAGAATTATATATAAGCAATTATTTTTGACAATGTCAAGGGTTTTGAAGAGTTAACTCACCACTGTTGAGAGTGCCGTGCTGCAGTGAACACAGTGGAGATAAGAGTTCCTGTAGAGGAGGAAGGTCCAGAAACAGAGGTTCACTATCTGCTCTCACTGCACGCACAGCTGATAGTTTCTGACAGCTATGCTAGGCAGATAGTGAGTATCaggattagagatgagtgggttcggttctccgagatccgaacccgcccgaacttcacctattttgcacggttccgaggcagcctcggatcttcccgccttgctcggttaacccgaacgcgcccgaacgtcatcatcccgctgtcggattctcgcgagattcatattctatataaagagccgggcgttgccgccattttcactcgtgcattggagattgaacggagaggacgtggctgcgttctctccctgaaaagctccgtaacctgtgctcagtgtgctgcaaatatctgtgctcagtgtgctgcaaatatctgtgctcagtgtgctgaaaatatctacgttctctgcctgaaaacgctccatatctgtgctcagtgtgctgcaaatatctgtgctcagtgtgctgcattgtggggactggggaccaccagtatataattatagtagtacagtacagtaggctattgctgtatcttgcagctctgtgtaattctctgtgctgcattattgtgagcagtatatggtaggacagtgcagcattttggtgaccagcaatatacatatagtacagtacagtaggccattgctgtatcttgcagctctgtgtcaagtatactatctctgtgctgcattattgtgagcagtatatagtaggacagtgcagcattttggtgaccagcagtatacatatagtacagtacagtaggccattgctgtatcttgcagctctgtgtcaagtatactatctctgtgctgcattattgtgagcagtatatagtaggacagtgcagcattttggtgaccagcagcagagacgtaactacgtgtgtgccaagggggcttggcacacagcgcagttgccctgggggcgcacggccagcggcatgtaatgagtcaaattgactcattacatgccgcctctgtgtgcgccgtgcgccgcgctggaggagagagaccagcgccggaggcagcggacaaggaggaggagggagggggagcagggagccgcagcagcgctatgttattggtagtaagcgccgctgcagcatccccctctccttccgtattggctgcccggcagccaatacagaaggagagggggatgctgcagcggcgcttactaccaataacattgcgctgctgcggctccctgctccccctccctcctcctccttctcatctcactgccgccaccgagggagcagcacgaggagcctgtcagcggggagaaggtaagtatattcccccccccccccctctctctctcgctctctctctctctgtctctctctctgtctctctctcggacaccgcctgccgcaatgtgtaaaaaatgggactggctgccgcaatgtgtaaaaaatgggactggctgccgcaatgtgtaaaaaatggggatggctgccgcaatgtgtaaaaaatgggactggctgccgcaatgtgtaaaaaatggggatggctgccgcaatgtgtaaaaaatgggactggctgccgcaatgtgtaaaaaatggggatggctgccacaatgtgtaaaaaatgggactggctgccgcaatgtgtaaaaaatggggatggctgccgcaatgtgtaaaaaatgggactggctgccgcaatgtgtaaaaaatggggatggctgccgcaatgtgtacaaaatgggactggctgccgcaatgtgtaaaatgggactggctgccgcaatgtgtaaaaaatgggactggctgccgcaatgtgtaaaatgggactggctgccgcaatgtgtaaaaaatggggactggctgccgcaatgtgtaaaatggggtcctggctgccgcaatgtgtaaaatgggactggctgccgcaatgtgtaaaaagggggactggctgccgcaatgtgtataaagggggccaccgtctgccgtaatgtgtaaaaacggggacgctgtctgctgtaattgtaaaaaagggacgctgtctgccgcaatgtgtaaaaagaaggaccggctaccgcaatgtgttaaaagggagactggctgctgtaatgtgtaaaaagggggactggctgccgcaatgtgtaaaaagggggacactgtctgctataatgtataaaaggggctctacctggtgtagtggcgctactgtgcagcgtaatttgaataatgtagactactgtgcaccgtagtatgaattgctattattttgtggccacgccccttccccgtgaagccacgcccctagaatttttttgcgcgcctacggcgcgctctgcccctacggcgcgctctgcccctatcttacatgggggggggagggagcacgccactgtcatttcttgcacacagcgctaaaatgcctagttacggcactgaccagcagtatacatatagtacagtacagtaggccattgctgtatcttgcagctctgtatcacttctagtatcctgatcagtgctcaatatctgctgcactgttgtgaccagtatgtatactgtactgtgcaacgtgtgttatacacctggtgattttatacatcctgtaatctgtactgagcgatgtgtgagatacaccttgggattatacaccctgtatactgtactgtgcaacgtttgtgatacacctggtgattatacaccctgtatactgtactgagcgatgtgtgagatacacctggggattatacatcctatatactgtactgtgtgatgtgtgagatacacctggggattatacaccctatatactgtactgtgcgatgtgtgttatacacctggtgattatacatcctgtaatctgtactgagcgatgtgtgagatacacctggggattatacaccctatttactgtactgtgtgatgtgtgagatacacctggggattgtacaccctatatactgtactgtgtgatgtgtgagatacacctggggattatacaccccatatactgtactgtgcgatgtgtgtgatacacctggtaattaattatacaccatgTACacttggtgattatacatcctgtaatctgtactgagcgatgtgtgagatacacctggggattatacaccctatatactgtactgtgcgatgtgtgttatacacctggtgattatacatcctgtaatctgtactgagctatgtgtgagatacacctggggattatacaccctatatactgtactgtgtgatgtgtgagatacacctggggattatacaccctataatattattattattattattattattatcctttatttatatagcgccccaagggttccgcagcgcccaattacagagtacataaataatcaaacaggaaaacagcaatttacagttgatgacagtataggacaagtacagggtaaataaacatagttacatcagcagatgacactagaataagtatcaggtggcagaagactgctggatgtggtacagttgaagattattaaagtaagacaaaggataagcacatgagggaagagggccctgctcgtgagagcttacattctaaaggggaggggtagacagacatgggtgacacagatggggttcatagagaatgtggaacagagggttaggatgagatttggctgggtttggtgaagaagtggacccccagaaggcacaagtcaatacttaacattgcaacattttactgggctatgcaggagaaaattaaaaataggggaaaataaaaataaataaaaagaatcgataacttctaccgctttcaaaaaggtcagtggaagctgaaataatggacaactacctcatggaagccagatacagtataccaaacagtacttagcagagttaggaatgaatgcttatgaaatacagtaacattttgtcataatatttcagaaactgcatggctggtctcttgcactcttttgctctaatacaccacctgctttaggatttatattcaaaaacattatgtctccataatccccaaaacgtcagtcttcttggaaagtggtttgttcctgtgtaagggaaagagaacaaacgttctcaaacaacagtttctcaattgctttttcctctgggaagggattgtggatttgcagtaatatctgagcatttctgtaatcagaaagcagcgactttctacaaatgattacgtttggcaaaaaaacaaagtacagaatcccatttaggatgtcttcaccaaatcgtagccataaatatggaaatcgtcatcaaacttaatgaagtacacagatggtttagcttcaacttgatgaataaccatgccagtcctttttgagccatcttctttggcatattccacttgcttgcccaccaggctgtccacaacctcccctggttctctttcagctggaggggaatcatttgagtctggcgtgatccgaagatctccttctttatagtcatctaaaagttgatacatatataagactgggtccttttcataggttatataaaaccatgtgttcataataggtgctcgtgctaataccatccctcgacACTCATCcttgaaatcatcctctgtttcaaacatatgctccactgctttaccaatcattgtgtcagccaaatgggcatcgctgattcgggatgaggcaactctgtctggtagaacttcaagagcagacaccctttcatccttgtgaagctcaagtccatagacacaatcaaatccatcatactttataagatagagggagggattcactggtacttgatccagaactgttcctttccactgggttattggcccactgccctctttccacccatgctgtattctacagcctacaatattttgccttggctgggagattggtttacttggtcccatattgtttcgatgtttcttatgagatgttcttttcttcatcatatttgcagaaacacctgcatgtgctgcatcagctcttgatcgctgagcggccgcctttccaaatggagtcttcattcatctgtgtattaaagggcagcagggttgccgaactagggtgaaaagtgcagtcactccaagtttgttgtagtccttccagtctacatgaaaaagaaccccttcctttccacctttcagaaaaactccgaccctcaattgctctgatcagaagtcacttatctggggcaaaTAAgttgtgtttccctccactccccctgcaggtgatggctgcggcacagtgctcccctgcggccagtagccccaatcctcctcctccctcctttgtcagactccgtcaccaccactgtacgctgctatggaagagcagctcccgcctcactccacctgaacttccaagccctccgctcagacactccagctctcgttcccttccctcaccccttccctctccacacactgccagatttggagctggctgctactatacggccgcctgtcactctgctgccaggaccaggcctcgccttcctgccaaatactgatccctccagagctgcatactgtatactgtactgtgcgatgtgttatacacctggtgattatacatcctgtaatctgtactgagcgatgtgtgagatacacctggtaatatctgtgctcagtgtgctgcattgtggggaccaccagtatataattatagtagtacagtacagtaggccattgctgtatcttgcagctcagtgtcacttctagtatcctgatcagtgcttaatatctgtgctcagtgtcagtgctacattgtggtgaccagtatactacagtacaatagtccagtgctgttctcgctgctcagtgtcagatctccgtagtatcatcagtgatcagtataatcagtgctcagtaaaatcagtactcagtataatcagtgcttagtataatcagttctcagtataatcagtgcgctgttagatgtgtgcccgttttccaccattagtgcagtgggatttagacaattgatgaagttattgtgtccccggtacaaaatcccatctagattccacttcactaggcaggcgatagcgagattttaccaattaatatcagtgatttataattattaattacagtgatcttgccaaataattccagtgattttgtcattttcttccagtgatttggaccaataataccattgattagaacaaataattccagtgattttgtcattttcttccagtgatttggaccaataataccattgattagaacgaataattccagtgattttgtcattttcttccagtgatttggaccaataataccattgattagaacaaataattccagtgatattgaggtgtttgtgtcgcttagcttagacgtccagcgaccacagtgcacctctttttctcttttctttgcatcatgtgctgtttggggccaatttttttaagtgccatcctgtctgatactgcagtgccactccttgatgggccaggtgtttgtgctgccctcttgggtcacttagcttagtcatccagcgacctgtgtgcaaattttaggactaaaaatagtattctgaggtgtgaggtgttcagaatagactgaaaatgagtggaaattgtggttattgaggttaataataatataggatcaaaatgacccccaattctatgatttaagctgtttttgagggttttttgaaaaaaaacacccgaatccaaaacacacccgaatccgacaaaatattttcagggaggttttgccaaaacgctcccgaatccaaaacacgcccgtggaaccgaatccaaaaccaaaacaaaaaacccgaaaaaaattccgGTACACATCTCTAATCAGGATTTGGGCTGCCTGTTGGTGTGTGCGCAGCTCCTGGGGACAATAGAGGAAGAGCCTCCTTCACACCTGGAGCCCGGTGGCAAATGACTCCATTGTCTCCCGGAGTTCCGCCTCTGACTGGACCGTATTTTACATTAAACTCTGAATTGTCACGCTCGGTGTAAGTTGGGGttctgacaaccgagttttggttgaagggacagctacctctgaggagagtaaatgaggtggctgaatgttattcctcctcatggggtggaagccaaactaagtgttaaagttggccggagggcataaagaaaaggaggacttcataggaagataactgtagttttaatgactaaacaggctgtacacgaatattggagaagttgaagaaactggaagaatgaaagtctatggttaaatgacttgaagagtgaagctggagaactccggtaaagaagaactgaagactgtgtcttatgattaaaagatgaggctgtagtacttggactttgaagaaatgaagacgtggtttgtgattgaaagacaaggctgaagaacttggactttgaagaaatgaagactgttgtttgttattgaaagacgaggctgaagaacttggactttgaagaaatgaagactgtggtttgtgattgaaagacgaagctgaagaacttggactttgaagaaatgaagactggtttgtgattgaaagacgaggctgaagaacttggactttgaagaaatgaagacatctgcgggaaccgccgttagcacctggagctcctctatgacctgggaccccgtgagcgcttccacgagtggcaaccggcttagacagcaggactgcagcagcatttaggtaaccgatggatgagagcaaccaggaccagggaaccagaagtaacctgggagcacaggaggtaacttgaagcactggcactctccctctgagccagcccccttttgtaagggaagaacatgcaggattggctggacacagattgggaacttcattggtaatactctggtctccaacatgactgcctccagcacaggagatatacttagctgttagcactcaTCTTtatccagcttctgtctctgacacactatactgtgtcaccactagaggaccttaccgcagcgatccccgccgcagcgcctggCACTCAAGACCCTCGGCCCCTGgccgccgcacatccgtccagaaggacccgccgccgcagccgtgccaaccagcaggacggtaacccgcgagagcacccgccggaggtaaggctccggagcctgacatgaATAAGTTAGAAAGCATGTACCTGTTTCTAACTACATGGATATAGTAAATATTACTGCAAATATCCTTTAGgggttttaattagtgatgtgcaccggacatttttcgggttttgtgttttggttttggattcggttccgcggccatgttttggattcgtacgagttttggcaaaacctccctgaaatttttttgtcggattcggttgtttttggattcggtttttttttttacaaaaacccctcaaaaacagcttaaatcatggaatttgggggtcattttgatcccatagtattatt encodes:
- the LOC135050828 gene encoding spindlin-Z-like — protein: MKTPFGKAAAQRSRADAAHAGVSANMMKKRTSHKKHRNNMGPSKPISQPRQNIVGCRIQHGWKEGSGPITQWKGTVLDQVPVNPSLYLIKYDGFDCVYGLELHKDERVSALEVLPDRVASSRISDAHLADTMIGKAVEHMFETEDDFKDECRGMVLARAPIMNTWFYITYEKDPVLYMYQLLDDYKEGDLRITPDSNDSPPAEREPGEVVDSLVGKQVEYAKEDGSKRTGMVIHQVEAKPSVYFIKFDDDFHIYGYDLVKTS